In Actinoplanes sp. NBC_00393, a single genomic region encodes these proteins:
- a CDS encoding NAD(P)H-quinone oxidoreductase gives MHAIVIEDKQLVWAEAPDPEAAEGEVVVDVTATAVNRADVLQRQGFYPPPPGAPAYPGLECSGVISAIGPGVTGHHVGERVCALLAGGGYAERVAVPAGQLLPVPAGLSLVESAALPEVACTVWSNVVDRDRLRSGETLLVHGGGSGIGTFAVQLGVALGATVLVTARAAKHERLRALGADLTIDYQTQDFVRAVLDRTDGRGADVVLDIMGAKYLDRNIDALAPEGRITVIGMQGGRNAELDLGKLMAKRGRISSTSLRARPLADKARIVAGVREQVWPLVAAGLVKPVIHTTMPLAEAAEAHRLMESSDHLGKILLLR, from the coding sequence ATGCACGCGATCGTGATCGAGGACAAGCAGCTGGTCTGGGCCGAGGCGCCGGATCCCGAGGCCGCCGAGGGCGAGGTCGTGGTCGATGTGACCGCGACCGCGGTCAACCGGGCCGACGTTCTGCAGCGGCAGGGGTTCTATCCGCCACCGCCGGGCGCCCCGGCCTACCCGGGGCTGGAGTGTTCGGGCGTGATCAGCGCGATCGGCCCCGGCGTCACCGGCCACCACGTGGGTGAGCGGGTCTGTGCGCTGCTGGCCGGCGGCGGCTACGCCGAGCGGGTCGCGGTGCCGGCCGGGCAGCTTCTGCCGGTGCCGGCCGGCCTGTCGCTGGTCGAGTCGGCGGCGCTGCCCGAGGTGGCCTGCACGGTGTGGTCCAACGTGGTTGATCGGGACAGGTTGCGATCCGGGGAGACGCTGCTGGTGCACGGCGGCGGCAGCGGGATCGGCACGTTTGCCGTCCAGCTGGGTGTCGCGCTGGGCGCGACCGTGCTGGTCACGGCCCGGGCGGCGAAGCACGAGCGGCTGCGCGCGCTCGGCGCCGATCTGACGATCGACTATCAGACCCAGGATTTTGTACGGGCGGTGCTCGACCGAACCGATGGCCGGGGCGCCGATGTCGTGCTCGACATCATGGGTGCGAAATATCTGGACCGCAACATCGACGCGCTCGCGCCGGAGGGCCGGATCACCGTCATCGGGATGCAGGGCGGCCGCAACGCCGAGCTGGATCTCGGCAAGCTGATGGCCAAGCGCGGGCGGATCTCGTCGACCTCGCTGCGCGCCCGGCCCTTGGCGGACAAGGCCCGGATCGTCGCGGGCGTGCGCGAGCAGGTGTGGCCGCTGGTCGCCGCCGGTCTGGTGAAGCCGGTCATCCACACCACGATGCCGCTGGCCGAGGCGGCGGAAGCGCACCGGTTGATGGAGTCCAGCGACCATCTCGGCAAGATCCTGCTGCTGCGCTGA
- the soxR gene encoding redox-sensitive transcriptional activator SoxR translates to METLTIGELSARSGVAPSALRFYEREGLIHASRTSGNQRRYDRAELRRVAFIKIAQQVGVSLEEIRTALASLPENRTPTKADWSRLSARWRYKLEERINVLERLRDQLTGCIGCGCLSLQRCKLVNPSDQLAVRGAGPQMILNPPE, encoded by the coding sequence ATGGAGACACTCACGATCGGCGAATTGTCGGCCCGCAGCGGGGTGGCGCCGTCGGCACTGCGCTTCTACGAACGGGAGGGTCTGATCCACGCCTCCCGCACCAGCGGCAACCAGCGACGATACGACCGGGCGGAGTTGCGCCGGGTGGCCTTCATCAAGATCGCCCAGCAGGTCGGAGTGTCGCTGGAAGAAATTCGCACGGCGCTGGCCTCGCTGCCGGAGAACCGCACCCCGACAAAAGCCGATTGGTCCCGCTTGTCCGCCCGCTGGCGCTACAAGCTCGAGGAGCGGATCAACGTGCTGGAACGCCTCCGTGATCAGCTCACCGGTTGCATCGGCTGCGGTTGCCTCTCACTGCAGCGGTGCAAACTGGTCAACCCGAGCGACCAGCTCGCCGTCCGCGGCGCGGGCCCGCAGATGATCCTCAACCCACCCGAATAG